TATCGAAAAGCAGCAGATCGACTTTTTATTTCACAACCTGGGCTTAGTAGGCAGATCAAACAACTGGAGGAAGAATTGGGAGTTCAGCTCTTTGAACGAGATAAAAAACATGTGGAGCTTACAGCTGCTGGGAAGTTTTTAAAGGGAGAAGTCGACTTTGTCTTGAATCATTTAGAGACAACTAAACAGCAACTTTTACAAATCGCAAATGGAAGGGAAGGAGAGCTTCGAATTGGATTTTTGGGTTCTGCATCCAATCAGGTACTTCCCGAATTGCTAAAAAAAATTAACCAGAATTTTCCCAAAGTCACGACGAGCCTAGAAGAACTGAGTAATCAAGTTCAGGTGGAAATGATTCAAAAAGATAAGTTGGATTTAGGTTTTGTTCGCATGGCTTCTGTGCCAGATGAATTAGAAATGAAGTCAGTTTATCGGGATACGTTTTCATTGGTGGTTCCTGTTAACCATCCGGTTACTGTGAAAAATTTCACCAGTGTCGGTCAATTTGCCAACGAGTCTTTTATTCTATTTTCTTCAGATTATTCGAATTTCTATTACGAACAAATCTTAGGAATCTGTCGAGATTCGGGATTTTCACCGCGAATAAAACACAAGTCGGTTCATGCACTGACCATATTCCGATTGGTAGAAAACGGACTCGGCGTAGCTATTGTCCCCAGTTCCTTGAAGGAAGGATATGATTTGAACGTCCGATTTATGGAAATTCCTGGGACTTCCAGATTTACGGAGTTATCTGTGATTTGGAAACCTGACAATCGAAACCCTGTTTTGGGGAAAGTTCTTGAGATCGTTTAATGAATTTGAGCGTGTAGAATTGGGGAGGATAGTTGGTAATCCAAACTCTTTAAAATTCCCCAAGTACACTTTTCACCTTTTCTTTTACCTGCTTTAGAATCTCCACATTTTTAGGACTTGAGGATTCTATTTCGATGATTTTTGGTCTCAAGCTGGGGGTGTAGAAATTCAATAAAGCCGCTTCCAATTCGTCCTGATTTTTGGCTAAGCTATACTCAAAGCCAAATTCTGCAGCCAAGTGGGATGCATTTAACTTTT
Above is a window of Algoriphagus sanaruensis DNA encoding:
- a CDS encoding LysR family transcriptional regulator; amino-acid sequence: MELRHLNYFQAVADELNYRKAADRLFISQPGLSRQIKQLEEELGVQLFERDKKHVELTAAGKFLKGEVDFVLNHLETTKQQLLQIANGREGELRIGFLGSASNQVLPELLKKINQNFPKVTTSLEELSNQVQVEMIQKDKLDLGFVRMASVPDELEMKSVYRDTFSLVVPVNHPVTVKNFTSVGQFANESFILFSSDYSNFYYEQILGICRDSGFSPRIKHKSVHALTIFRLVENGLGVAIVPSSLKEGYDLNVRFMEIPGTSRFTELSVIWKPDNRNPVLGKVLEIV